In Planococcus sp. MB-3u-03, the DNA window CTCCAGCGCCAGAACATGATCGCTTCCCCGATTACCACACCGATCGCCCCTGCAGCGACCAAAGTCGATGTATCCGGGTCATCGTTGATTAAAAATGCGATGACGACGCCCACTACGAGCCCGCTCAGTAAAACGGCATATGCATTTTTTCGTGATTTCAGATAATCCACTGTCTCGCACCCTTTCTTGTTGCTTATTATTCCATCTTGCCGAAGTTTTCCCGAGAACGCAAGAATTGTCAGCATCCAGTTGCCTCTACTGGTATACTGTCTTGTGTGCTTATTTTTGAATTCTTTAATAACCTTATGTAGTTTAATACATGTAAATTAAAAAATAAGACACTAATAAAATAGAGCCCATTTCGGCTCTATTTCGTTTCAACCACGAACGACGTCATTTTTGTTATTTGCAGCTCGCCTTCTCCTTGCCATTCATAAAAATCACAATAGCAGTATTTACGCTCCCTGTCATTTCCGCCTTTTGCGGTCATGACGCCTTTTACCGCCCCTTCCTGCCCCGCCGCAATGATGGTGTCGACCTCAAACGCCATTTTTGTGTAATCCTGCATCCCGAAAGCCGCATCCACTAATGCCTGCCTTCCCTTTAAAGGCATCGTCCCGACCATGATCCATTCCACATCGTCCGAAACATGCTGTTCAATGAAGTCCTTCTTGCCTTTGAAAAAGCATCATTGAACTCCTTAAAAGTCGGTGGTGCTGCTCGTCTTCATGGTTTTTCCTCCCTCGCACTGGTAAACCTTCTTTTACTTGACAGCAAATCATTTTTATCTGAATATTCAACTTTCTTTTAGTTTACTCTCTTTGCTGCACCCTGCCTAGTCTATTGTTTCCGTTTTATCATGTTTCTTCCGCTTGATCTTTTCCCTGTAAAGCTTGTTTTTCATTGCTGTCCTTAAATGGTTATAATGGAAAATGCATTATTAGATTAAGCACTGGGAGGATACATCCATATGGCCAAAACAGTTTTCATTACCGCAGAAGAAGGCTTGCATGCGCGTCCGGCTGCAGCACTCGTCAGTGAAGCGAACCGCTTCCACTGCGAATTATCGCTAGAATTTAAAGACCGGACCGTCAACTTGAAATCCATACTCGGCGTCATGGGGCTTGGGATTCCGACCCGTTCTACCATCACGATCCATGCAGACGGCCAGGACGCACA includes these proteins:
- a CDS encoding HPr family phosphocarrier protein; translated protein: MAKTVFITAEEGLHARPAAALVSEANRFHCELSLEFKDRTVNLKSILGVMGLGIPTRSTITIHADGQDAQKAILGTATLLEAQGMINSGQ